CACAGCGCTGGCGTTCTCGACGCTGATCAAGGCGTTCACCGACTCCGTGATCAACCCGGTCATCGCCCGGCTCCAGGGCGGCAAATCGGTCGGGCTGGGCTGGCAGCTCGGCGACCAGGGGAACACCTCGACCTATCTGAACATCGGGTCGTTCATCTCCGCCCTGATCTACTTCGTCATCTTCATGGCGGTCATCTACTTCCTGATCGTCGTGCCGTACAAGTACACCCAGCGCCGCCGCGGCGCGGAGGTCTTCGGGGAGCCGGGCCCGCTCAAGACCTGCCCGGAGTGCCTCGCCGAGGACATCCCCGAGGCGGCGCGCAAGTGCCGCTACTGCGGCTCGGACCAGCCGCGCACGAGCGAGCCGCCGCGCACGGCCTAGTCGCCGCGCACGGCCTGCTCGCCGCGTACGGCCCGGCCCCCGCGTACGGCCCGGCCCCCGCGTACGGTCCGGCCGTCCGGCTCGCCTGCGTCGGTCACCGCCCCCGGTCGAGGTCCAGCTCCAGCATCCGGATCGCGTTGCCGCGGAGGATCTTGTACGTGGTCTCGGGGGAGAGGCCGGCCACATGCTCGGCGGCGATGCGGCGCGTGTGCGGCCAGGTGGAGTCGACGTGGGGGTAGTCGGTCTCGAACGTGGCGTTGTCCACACCGACCGTGTCCAGCGAGGCGACCCCGTGCTTGTCGCGGAAGAAGCAGCAGAAGATCTGCCGGTAGTAGTACGTGGACGGCGGCTCGGGGATGAGGTCGCGGACGCCGCCCCAGGCGCGGTGCTCCTCCCAGACGTCGTCCGCGCGCTCCAGGGCGTAGGGGATCCAGCCCATCTGGCCCTCGGCGTAGGCCAGCTTCAGGCGCGGGAAGGAGACCAGGACGCCGCTGAAGAGGAAGTCCATCATCGACGCCATGGCGTTGTTGAAGCTCAGCGCGGCCTGGACGGCCGGCGGGGCGTCGGGGGAGGCGGCGGGCATCTGGGAGGAGGAGCCGATGTGCATGCACACGACCGTCCCCGTGGCCTCGCACTCGGCGAAGAACGGGTCCCAGTAGCCGCTGTGGATGCTGGGGAGCCCGAGGTAGGTGGGGATCTCGCTGAAGGTCACCGCGCGGACGCCGCGGGCCGCGTTGCGGCGCACCTCCTGGACGGCGAGGTCGACGTCCCACAGGGGGATCAGGCAGAGCGGGATGAGGCGGCCGCCGCTGTCGCCGCACCACTCCTCGACCATCCAGTCGTTGTACGCCCGGACGCACGCCAGCCCGACCTCCTTGTCCTTGGCCTCGGCGAAGGTCTGGCCGCAGAAGCGGGGGAAGGTCGGGAAGCACAGTGACGCCTCGACATGGTTGAGGTCCATGTCGGCGAGCCGGTCCTTGGGGTCCCAACAGCCGCGGCGCATCTGCTCGCGGGTGATGCCGTCGAGGGTCATCTCGTCGCGCGAGAAGCCGACGGCGGCGATGATCCGCTTGTAGGGGAAGAGATCGCCCTCGTATTGCCACCAGTCGGTGAGCTGGCCCTCCGGGTCGGTGGTGAACTTGTACTTGCCGCCGATGTAGGCCAGTTCGCCGATCCCGGCCGTGAGCGGCTTGGGGCCGCGGTCCCGGTACTTGGCCGGGAGCCAGGTCTCGAAGAGGTGCGCGGGCTCGATCACATGGTCATCGACGCTGATGACCAGGGGCAGCTCGGTGGTGCCGTTCGTCTCGCCGGTCATCTCGCCATCTCTCCCCGGTCGCCTCGTGGTGGTCCTGTCCGTTCGTTCGATCTGACGGTTCGTCAGATTCGGTGGCGGCAGAGTAGGGCGGATCGCTTCAACCAACAAGAGAAAGTCCCGTTTCCGCATGTACGTCCAGGGCAAACGATGAGCGACAACTGGGGAGGAAACGGTGAACGCATCGTCGATCGCACGCGGATTGGGTTCGGCAACGCGCACACGCACCCCGCGCGAGGCGGGCACCCGCGCCATCGAGGCGGCGGCCCGCTGGGGGCTGGCCACCCGGGGCGTGCTCTATCTGCTCATCGGCGTCCTGGCGCTGCGCATCGCCTCGGGCGACCACGGCGAACAGGCCGACCGGGGCGGGGCGCTCCAGATCCTCGCCAAGCAGCCGTTCGGCGCGGCGCTGGTCTGGGCGGTCGGCATCGGACTGGTCTGCATGGCGCTGTGGCGGCTGTCCGAGGCGGTCTTCGGGGCCGCGGGGCCGGACGGCGGCGCGGCCCGGAAGCGGCTGGCCGGGGCGGCCCGCGCGGTCTTCTACGGCGTCGTCGCGTACTCGGTGCTCTCCTTCGCCACCGGCGAGCAGGGCAGCGGCTCCAGCGACCGGCAGTCGAAGGACGTGACGGCACGCGCGCTCGACCTGCCGTACGGCCGGTGGCTGGTCGCCGCCGCCGGGGCCGCGGTGGCCGTGGCGGGGGTGTGGATCGCGGTACGGGCGATCCGGTGCGGCTTCCGCAAGCACCTCAAGGTGGGCGCGATGTCCCGGCGGACGCGGCGGGCCGTGGAGGCCCTCGGGATCTGCGGCGGGGTGGCCCGCGGGGCGGTGTTCGCGGTGGCGGGCGGCTTCGCGCTCACGGCCGCGGCGCGCTACGACCCGGGCAAGGTGAAGGGCATCGACGACACCCTGCGGACCTTCGCCGGGACGGCGGCGGGGCCCTGGCTGCTGATGGCGGTGGCGCTGGGGCTGGCGCTCTTCGGGGTGTTCTCGTTCGCGTTGGCGCGGTGGCGCAGGGTCTGAGCGACGTCCTGGGCCGGGCGGCCCCGGATCGAGCCTCCGGTGGTGGTGCCGGGCCGGGCCTCCGGCGGTGGCCCCGGATCGAACCTCCGGTGATGGTCCCGGGCCGGGCCTCCGGCGGTGGTGCCGGATCGAGCCTCCGGCGGTGGTCCCGGGCCGGGCCTCCGGTGGTGGTCCCGGCCGGGCCGCTGCCGCCTGACGCCGGGGCGGGCCGACCCCGGAGCCTCGCACGGACGTGTCCCGCGCCCCGCGCGAATGCGACCCGCGCGAAAGCACCCTCGCCTCGCACGGATGTGCACCGTAAGGCGCTCTTCCCGGGGACCCCCGGCGCCGGGACGATCGGACGATGCCGACCATGAAGCCACGCGTCCGTCTCGCCGCCGTCGGAGCGGCCTTCGCCCTCGCCGCCGCCACCCCCGTCGCCGCGTACGCCGCGCTGGACGACCCGCCCGCCGCGGCGGACCCCGGCGCCGTGGGCCGGGGCAAACCGTACGTCGAGACCCGGCTCTTCTTCGGCACCGAGCGCCCCGACGGCGGGCCGCCCGTCACCGAGAAGCAGTTCCTCGCCTTCGTGGACCGGCGGATCACCCCGCGCTTCCCCTCCGGCCTGACGATCCACGACGGCCGGGGGCAGTGGCGGGACCAGAACGGGACGATCGAGCGGGAGCGCTCGTACGAGGTGGTCCTGCTCTACCCGGCCTCCGAGGCGGGGACGCAGGACCCGCGGATCGAACGGATCCGGGCGGCGTACGAGCGCCAGTACGCCCAGGAGTCCGTGGCCCGGGCCGACGCCCCGGCCCGGGTGGACTTCTGAGCGGTCGGGCCGGGGTGAACCCGGCCCCTCACCCCCGCTCGGCGACCGCCGCCACCGCGTCCGCCACCGCCGTGTCACCGTTGATCAGCTCCAGTGTGCGGCCCGCCGTACGGGGCTCGTCCAGGAGGGCGACCAGGACCGCGGCCACGTCGTCGCGGGTGATCTCGGCGTAGCCGGTGTGTTCGGCCAGCTTCACCCGGCCCGTGCCCGGGTCGTTCGTCAGCCGTCCCGGGCGCAGCACGGTCCAGTCGAGGCCGTCCCGGGCGCGGATGTCGTCGTCCGCCGCGGCCTTGGCGCGCAGATAGGCGGCGAAGACCGGGTCGGTGTCCGGCGGCGGCTCGTGGGAGGCGCCCATCGAGGAGATGATCAGGAACCGCCGGGCCCCGGCCCGTTCGGCCGCGTCCGCGAAGAGCACCGCGGACCGGTGGTCGACGGTCTCCTTACGGGCGGCACCGCTGCCGGGGCCCGCTCCGGCCGCGAAGACGGCCGCGTCCGCGTTCTCCAGGTGCTTGACGACGTCCTCCAGTGAGGCCGACTCCAGATCGCAGACGACCGGTTCGGTACCCGACGCCAGCAGGTCGCCCGCCTGTTCCGGCTTGCGGATGATGCCCGCCACTTCGTCTCCGCGCGCGGTGAGCAGCCGCTCCAGCCGCAGCGCGATCTGTCCATGTCCACCAGCGATGACAATGCGCATGATCTCGACCGTACGCCGTGCGGCCTACTGTTGCTCGCCGCCGCTCTGCGGCCGTGTCTGCCGGGGCAGATCCAGCGCCGCCGCGGCCGCCGAGTCGCAGTACTCTCGCACCGCGCTGGTACGCGCCACCACCCGCCCCCGGTGCACCACGACCCTGCTGTACGCGAGCGAGAGCACCCCCGCGAGGCCGTCCCCGCGCACCGCGAGCAGCTCCGCCGGGAACCCGGCCTCCACCCGCACCTCGGCGAGCCCCATCGCGGCCCGCGCCCGCGCGCACACCGCCTCGTACGCCTCCTCCGGGCGCGACTCGCCCCGGGACGCCAGCAGAAAGGCGGCCTCCAGGGGATCGCCGCGCCCCACGGGGTTCACCGTGTCCCGCAGCGCCCCGCTGCCCGCGGCCACCCGGACGCCCGCGGCGCGCAGCAGCCGCACCGGCGCGCAGGGGCGGGTGCGCGCCTCCCGCATGCCCTGGTGCTCCAGCCCGGCACAGTCGCCCTGGGGGAGGCAGACGACGGTCACCCCGGCCGCCGCCAGCCGTTCGGCGATCCTCCCCGCCGTCTCCGCGGGCAGCCGGGACAGCCCGCCGCAGGGGCCGATGGTGACGCCCGGCCGCAGGCCCCCGGCCATCGCCGCGAGCCGGGCGAGGCGGGCCGGGTCGTCACCGTCCGTGTGCAGATCCACGGCGCAGCCGTGGCGCGCGGCGAGGTCGAGGACGGCCTCGGCGTGGCCGGTCGGATCCGGGTCGAGGTCGGGGCAGCCGCCGATGACCGACGCGCCCATCCCCACCGCGTCCCGCAGCATCGCCAGACCGTCCGCCCCCGCGGTGCCGGTCAGCACCCGGGGCACCGCCACCGCGCTCAGCTCCGTGAGCCCGCGCAGCGCCCGCCCGGCCTCCAGGACCGCCTCCAGGGAGCGCAGCCCGTGCACCCCGCCGATGCGGACATGGGTGCGCAGCGCCGTGGCCCCGTGGCCGAGTTCGAGCAGGGCGGCCTCGACGGTGCGCCGCTGGACGTCCCCGGGGGCGTACGGGACCGGGCCCGCCATGTCGGCCGTAAGGGCGGTGTCGCAGTGGGCGTGGGGTTCGGCGGGGGCGGGCAGCAGCAGATAGCCGCCGAGGTCCAGCCGGGTGCCGGGGACGAGGCTGCCCGCCGTGCCGACGGCCTCGATCCGCCCGCCGCTGAGCCGGACGTCCACGGTGCGCCCGTCGGCGAGCCGGACGCCGCCGAGCACCAGGGCGGTGGGCTCGCCGGGGGCCGTTCCGCCGTTCCTGGGTGGCTGTTGCGGCTGCTGCTGGCTCTCGGGCATCGCGCTCCTGGGTTCGCGCCGGGCACGCGACGGGTGACGCGCCGGGCACGCGCCGGATGCGTGCGCAGTCAAGATCACGCGGGTGCGAAGCGAAGCCTAGGACGAGGTGGGGGCGGCCTCGTGGAGGAGCCGAATAGTCGTACCGGTGTGGTGCATGAGTCCAGCGTGACGAGGGGCCGATACGGATTTCACCTTCGGCGGCCGACCGTGTAATGTCTTCATCGCTCGCCCCAATAGCTCAGTCGGCAGAGCGTCTCCATGGTAAGGAGAAGGTCTACGGTTCGATTCCGTATTGGGGCTCTGATGTGTGAGGCTTCCCGTTCCGCTACGCTGGTTGAGCGGGCAGTCACTCGCATCGCAGCGGTGTAGCTCAGTCGGTAGAGCAAGCGGCTCATAATCGCTGTGTCACCGGTTCAAGTCCGGTCACCGCTACTGACAGTAGCCGATTGTGGGGTCGGTCCTTCGATCGGCTACTCTTTCTGCGTTAACCCCCTATGTCCGTTCGTCAAGGAGCACTCACGTGGCTGCCACCGACGTCCGCCCGAAGATCACGCTGGCCTGCGTGGAGTGCAAGGAGCGGAACTACATCACCAAGAAGAACCGGCGCAACGACCCGGATCGTCTTGAGATCAAGAAGCACTGCCCGCGTTGCAACGCGCACACCGCGCACCGCGAGACGCGATAGCAATAAACTCTCATTCGAGGCCGCCCCCACTCGCGGGGGGCGGCCTCGTTTCGTTGGTAATTCAATCGCAGGAGGTGTGCGCCGATGGCGCTCGACCAGTCCTTCGTGGGGCGGACCTACCCGCCCACCGCCGCCTACGAGGTCGGCCGGGAGAAGATCCGGGAATTCGCCGAGTCGCTCGGTGACACCAATCCGGTCTACACCGACCCCGAGGCGGCCCGGGACCTCGGCTACCCCGATGTGATCGCCCCGCCGACGTTCATCTTCACGATCACCTTCAAGGCGGCCGGGAAGCAGGTTGTCGAGGACCCGCAGCTGGGACTGGACTACAGCCGGGTGGTCCACGGCGACCAGCAGTTCGAGTACACCCGCCCGGTCCGCGCGGGGGACCGTCTGAGGGTCACCTCGATCATCGACTCGATCAAGTCGCTGGCCGGCAACGACATCCTGTCCGTCCGCGGCGAGGTCCACGACGAGGCGGGTGATCATGTAGCGACGTCGTTCACGACGCTGGTGGCCCGCGCCGCTGACGCAGAGGTGGAGGAGAGCAGATGACGGCCAAGATCTCGTATGACGCCGTGGAGGTCGGCACCGAGGTGCCGACGCGCGAGTTCCGGGTGAACCGCGCCGACCTCGTGCGCTACGCGGGCGCGTCGGGCGACTTCAACCCGATCCACTGGAACGAGAAGTTCGCCAGAGAGGTCGGCCTCCCCGACGTCATCGCGCACGGCGCCTACACCATGGCCCAGGCGGCCCGGGTGGTGACCGAGTGGGCCGGCGACCCCGGCGCCCTCGTCGAGTACGGCGTCCGCTTCACCCGGCCGGTCGTGGTCCCCAACGACGACAAGGGCGCGGTCATCGAGATCGGCGCCAAGGTGACCGCCAAGCTGGACGACGAGGCCCGTACGGTGCGCCTCGACATTACGGCGACCAGCGGCGGCCAGAAGGTGCTGGGCCGGGCCCGCGCCGTGGTACGGCTCGTCTGAGCCCCCGACCGCGCCCGATGCGGCCCCCGGGCGGATGAGAGCACGCCGGAGCGCGTGCGGCCCGTCCGAGCCACTTACGGCCCGCAGGCCCGCAGGCCCGCCGGCCCCCGGATTCCCCACACCGGGGGCGGCCGCCTCGAGGAGCCCAGGGGGCGCCCCCGTACTCTTGAGCGCGTGCAGGAACTCCACGACGCCCCTCTCGCGCCCCTCACCACCTTCCGTCTCGGCGGCCCGGCCAACCGGCTGCTCACGGCCACGACCGACGACGAGGTCATCGCCGCGGTCCGCGCGGCCGACGCGGCCGGGACCCCGCTGCTGGTGATCGGTGGCGGCAGCAATCTGGTCATCGCAGACAAGGGCTTCGACGGCACCGCCCTGCACATCGCCACCAGCGGCTTCACGCTCGACGGCACCCGCCTGGAGCTCGCCGCGGGCGAGAACTGGTCGGCCGCCGTGGCCCGTACGGTCCAGGCGGGGCTCGCGGGCATCGAATGCCTCGCCGGAATCCCCGGCTCCGCGGGCGCGACGCCGATACAGAACGTCGGCGCCTACGGCCAGGAGGTCTCCGCCACGATCACCGAGGTGATCGCCTACGACCGCCGCGCCGACGAGGTCGTCACGATCCCGAACGCCGACTGCGCCTTCTCCTACCGCCACAGCCGCTTCAAGGCCGACCCCGACCGCCATGTGGTGCTCCGGGTCCGCTTCGAGCTGGAGGACGCGGACGGGCTCTCCGCGCCCGTCCGGTACGCCGAGACCGCGCGGGTGCTCGGCGTCGAGGTGGGGGACCGGGTACCGGCCGCCGTCGCCCGCGAGACCGTCCTGGGGCTGCGCGCGGGCAAGGGCATGGTGCTCGACCCCGGGGACCACGACACCTGGTCCGCGGGGTCGTTCTTCACCAACCCGGTGCTCGACCAGGACGCCCACGCCGCCTTCCTGGCCCGCGTCGCCGAACGCCTGGGCCCGGACACCGCGCCGCCCGCCTTCCCGGCGGGCGACGGCCTGATCAAGACCTCCGCGGCCTGGCTGATCGACAGGGCGGGCTTCACCAAGGGCTACGGCACGGGCCCGGCCCGGATCTCCACCAAGCACACGCTCGCCCTCACCAACCGGGGTCAGGCCACGACCGAGGATCTGCTGGCGCTGGCCCGCGAGGTGGTGGCCGGGGTCGAGGAGGCGTTCGGGATCCGGCTGGTCAACGAGCCGGTGACGGTCGGCGTGAGCATCTGATCCAGCCAACCTACTCACGTGAGTAGGTTGCGCACGGACTACTCACGTGAGTAGTCCGGGCCCGCCAGCCAGTCGTCGATATCCGCCAGCATCCGCGTCCTGACCTCCTCCGGCGCGGCCGAGCCGCGCACCGACTGACGCGCCAGCTCGGCCAGTTCGGCGTCGGTGAAGCCGTGGTGCTCGCGCACCAGCTCGTACTGCGCCGCCAGCCGTGAGCCGAAGAGCAGCGGGTCGTCCGCCCCGAGCGCCATCGGCACCCCCGCGTCGTACAGCGTGCGCAGCGGGACGTCCTCCGGCTTCTCGTAGACCCCGAGCGCCACGTTCGACGACGGGCACACCTCGCAGGTCACCTGGCGCTCGGCGAGCTTGGCGAGCAGCCGCGGGTCCTCCGCCGCGCGCACCCCGTGGCCGACCCGGGCCGCGCCGAGGTCGTCCAGGCAGTCCCGCACGCTGCCGGGGCCCGACAGCTCGCCGCCGTGCGGCGCCGCCAGCAGCCCGCCCTCCCGGGCGATGGCGAAGGCCCGGTCGAAGTCGCGGGCGAAGCCGCGCCGTTCGTCGTTGGAGAGGCCGAAGCCGACCACGCCGCGGTCCGCGTAGCGCACCGCGAGCCGGGCCAGGGTGCGGGCCTCCAGCGGATGCTTCATACGGTTGGCGGCGACCAGGACCCTGATCCCAAGACCGGTGTCCGCGGAGGCGCTCTCGACCGCGTCCAGGATGACTTCCATGGCCGGGATCAGCCCGCCCAGGCGCGGGGCGTACGAGGTGGGGTCGACCTGGATCTCCAGCCACTGGGCCCCGTCCCGCACGTCCTCCTGGGCCGCCTCGCGCACCAGCCGCCGGATGTCGTCGGCCTCCCGGAGACAGGAGCGTGCGATGTCGTACAGCCGCTGGAAGCGGAACCAGCCGCGCTCATCGGTGGCGCGCAGCTTCGGCGGCTCACCGCCGCTCAGTGCCTCGGGGAGATGGACGCCGTACTTGTCGGCGAGTTCGAGGAGGGTTGCGGGGCGCATGGAGCCGGTGAAGTGGAGATGCAGATGCGCTTTGGGGAGCAGGTGTACATCGCGTGCCATCTGCAGATACTGCCGCACGTCCGGACGCGCCGGTACCGCTTTCCCCGAACGAGGAGGCGCGCGCACGCGAACGGGCCGGAATCCGCCCCCGCGGACTCCGGCCCGTTCCTGCCGTCCGTACGGATCGTCCGTACGGACGCCGGCGCCTGAAGCCGGCGCCTTACGCGGCCGCCTCGCCCAGCAGCTTCTGCAGCCGGGAGATGCCCTCGACGAGGTCCTCGTCGCCCAGCGCGTAGGACAGCCGCAGATAGCCCGGGGTGCCGAACGCCTCACCCGGAACCACCGCGACCTCGGCCTCCTCCAGGATGAGCTCGGCCAGCTCGACGGTGGTCCGCGGCCGCTTGCCGCGGATCTCCTTGCCGAGCAGCCCCTTGACCGAGGGGTAGGCGTAGAAGGCGCCCTCCGGCTCCGGGCACTCGACGCCGTCGATCTCGTTCAGCATCCGCACGATGGTGCGGCGGCGGCGGTCGAACGCCTCGCGCATCGCGGCCACGGCGTCGAGGTCGCCCGAGACGGCGGTCAGCGCGGCGACCTGAGCGACATTGCTCACATTCGAGGTGGCGTGCGACTGGAGGTTGGTCGCGGCCTTGATGACGTCCTTGGGGCCGATGACCCAGCCCACCCGCCAGCCGGTCATCGCGTACGTCTTGGCGACACCGTTGACCACGACGCACTTGTCGCGCAGCTCGGGCACCACGACGGGCAGCGAGTGGAACTCGGCGTCGCCGTAGACCAGGTGCTCGTAGATCTCGTCGGTCAGCACCCACAGCCCGTTGTCGGCCGCCCAGCGGCCGATCTCCTCGATCTGCTCACGGCTGTAGACCGCGCCGGTGGGGTTCGAGGGGGAGACGAAGAGCAGCACCTTGGTGTTCTTGGTGCGGGCCGCCTCCAGCTGCTCGACGGAGACGCGGTAGCCGGTCGTCTCGTCGGCGACGACCTCCACCGGGACACCGCCGGCCAGCCGGATCGACTCCGGGTAGGTGGTCCAGTAGGGCGCGGGGACGATGACCTCGTCGCCCGGGTCCAGGATCGCGGCGAACGCCTCGTAGATCGCCTGCTTGCCGCCGTTGGTCACCAGGATCTGGGTCGCCTCGACCTCGTACCCGCTGTCACGCAGCGTCTTCGCGGCGATCGCGGCCTTGAGCTCGGGGAGGCCGCCGGCCGGGGTGTAGCGGTGATACTTCGGGTCGCGGCAGGCCGCGGCGGCGGCCTCGACGATGTAGTCGGGCGTGGCGAAGTCGGGCTCACCGGCGCCGAAGCCGATCACCGGACGGCCCGCGGCCTTGAGGGCCTTGGCCTTGGCGTCGACGGCGAGGGTCGCGGACTCGGAGATCGAGCCGATCCGGGCCGATACCCGCCGGTCGGTCGGGGACTGTACTGGGGGAGTAGCAGCGGTCATAGATGCATCGTCGCAGACGGGCGAAATGGGTGGCACACGGGTTTGCTCCAGGCTTCGCGCGCTTCTCGTTCGACGCCCGGCCGTCAAGCACGTACACTCACTCGTCGTTGGCCGATCAACAGCCGGATCCGACCGCACACTCCGTGCAGCCGGGTGTATGCGGTAGGTTGGGAGTGCCGCAAAGGGTCGTAGCTCAATTGGTAGAGCACTGGTCTCCAAAACCAGCGGTTGGGGGTTCAAGTCCCTCCGGCCCTGCTACACGCACTGTGATGAGGGTGCGTGCATGCGTACGCAAGGACAAGCACCGCTGTGCGGCCGGGCCGGACGCGGCACGGCCACGACCCGGATTCAGGTGAGGACGAGTGACGGAAGCCCTGGGCTCCACCGCGACGCCTGAGAGCGGTCGTCCCGAGGATGAGGAGACGACCAAGCGGGGTCGTCGTGGTGGCAAGCGCGCGAAGAAGGGGCCTTTCGGCCGGCTCGCGCTCTTCTACCGCCAGATCATCGCCGAGCTGCGGAAAGTCGTCTGGCCCACGCGCAGCCAGCTGTCCACGTACACCAGCGTGGTGATCGTATTCGTCGTCATCATGATTGGCATCGTGACCGTGATTGACTATGGGTTCAACAACGCCATCAAGTACGTCTTTGGCTGAGACCCTCGCGAAAGGCGACCGCCGTCCCGGCGTCGCCTCTTTCGCACGTTCCACCCCCATTGAAGCCAGGAAGAAGCAGCCACAGTGTCTGACCCGAACCTGAACGACGCCGCCGAGCCCGTCGAGTCCCGTGAGGACGAGCTCGACATCGTCGAGGCGGCGGACTCCGACCAGGCTGAAGCGGCCGACGCCGCGGCGGGCGTTCCCGCCGAGGAGGACGCGCTGCACATCGAGGACGAGGACGCCCTCGAGACCGAGACGGCCCAGGCGGACGACGCGGTCGAGACCGAGGCCGAGGTCGACCCGGTCGAGGCGCTCCGTGAGGAGCTGCGCGGGCTGCCCGGCGAGTGGTACGTGATCCACACCTACGCGGGCTACGAGAAGCGCGTGAAGGCCAACCTGGAGCAGCGTGCCGTCTCGCTGAACGTCGAGGACTTCATCTACCAGGCCGAGGTCCCCGAGGAAGAGATCGTCCAGATCAAGAACGGTGAGCGCAAGAACGTCCGGCAGAACAAGCTGCCCGGCTATGTGCTCGTCCGCATGGACCTGACGAACGAGTCGTGGGGCGTCGTCCGCAACACCCCGGGCGTCACCGGCTTCGTGGGCAACGCCTACGACCCGTACCCGCTGACCCTGGACGAGATCGTCAAGATGCTCGCCCCGGAGGCCGAGGAGAAGGCCGCCAAGGCCGCCGCCGAGGAGAGCGGTGTGCCGG
This genomic interval from Streptomyces asiaticus contains the following:
- a CDS encoding MscL family protein, with amino-acid sequence MLRGFKNFLMRGDVIVVAVGLVTALAFSTLIKAFTDSVINPVIARLQGGKSVGLGWQLGDQGNTSTYLNIGSFISALIYFVIFMAVIYFLIVVPYKYTQRRRGAEVFGEPGPLKTCPECLAEDIPEAARKCRYCGSDQPRTSEPPRTA
- a CDS encoding amidohydrolase family protein; translated protein: MTGETNGTTELPLVISVDDHVIEPAHLFETWLPAKYRDRGPKPLTAGIGELAYIGGKYKFTTDPEGQLTDWWQYEGDLFPYKRIIAAVGFSRDEMTLDGITREQMRRGCWDPKDRLADMDLNHVEASLCFPTFPRFCGQTFAEAKDKEVGLACVRAYNDWMVEEWCGDSGGRLIPLCLIPLWDVDLAVQEVRRNAARGVRAVTFSEIPTYLGLPSIHSGYWDPFFAECEATGTVVCMHIGSSSQMPAASPDAPPAVQAALSFNNAMASMMDFLFSGVLVSFPRLKLAYAEGQMGWIPYALERADDVWEEHRAWGGVRDLIPEPPSTYYYRQIFCCFFRDKHGVASLDTVGVDNATFETDYPHVDSTWPHTRRIAAEHVAGLSPETTYKILRGNAIRMLELDLDRGR
- a CDS encoding DUF1206 domain-containing protein, with the protein product MNASSIARGLGSATRTRTPREAGTRAIEAAARWGLATRGVLYLLIGVLALRIASGDHGEQADRGGALQILAKQPFGAALVWAVGIGLVCMALWRLSEAVFGAAGPDGGAARKRLAGAARAVFYGVVAYSVLSFATGEQGSGSSDRQSKDVTARALDLPYGRWLVAAAGAAVAVAGVWIAVRAIRCGFRKHLKVGAMSRRTRRAVEALGICGGVARGAVFAVAGGFALTAAARYDPGKVKGIDDTLRTFAGTAAGPWLLMAVALGLALFGVFSFALARWRRV
- a CDS encoding DUF3574 domain-containing protein; this translates as MKPRVRLAAVGAAFALAAATPVAAYAALDDPPAAADPGAVGRGKPYVETRLFFGTERPDGGPPVTEKQFLAFVDRRITPRFPSGLTIHDGRGQWRDQNGTIERERSYEVVLLYPASEAGTQDPRIERIRAAYERQYAQESVARADAPARVDF
- a CDS encoding NAD(P)H-binding protein codes for the protein MRIVIAGGHGQIALRLERLLTARGDEVAGIIRKPEQAGDLLASGTEPVVCDLESASLEDVVKHLENADAAVFAAGAGPGSGAARKETVDHRSAVLFADAAERAGARRFLIISSMGASHEPPPDTDPVFAAYLRAKAAADDDIRARDGLDWTVLRPGRLTNDPGTGRVKLAEHTGYAEITRDDVAAVLVALLDEPRTAGRTLELINGDTAVADAVAAVAERG
- a CDS encoding amidohydrolase family protein, with the translated sequence MPESQQQPQQPPRNGGTAPGEPTALVLGGVRLADGRTVDVRLSGGRIEAVGTAGSLVPGTRLDLGGYLLLPAPAEPHAHCDTALTADMAGPVPYAPGDVQRRTVEAALLELGHGATALRTHVRIGGVHGLRSLEAVLEAGRALRGLTELSAVAVPRVLTGTAGADGLAMLRDAVGMGASVIGGCPDLDPDPTGHAEAVLDLAARHGCAVDLHTDGDDPARLARLAAMAGGLRPGVTIGPCGGLSRLPAETAGRIAERLAAAGVTVVCLPQGDCAGLEHQGMREARTRPCAPVRLLRAAGVRVAAGSGALRDTVNPVGRGDPLEAAFLLASRGESRPEEAYEAVCARARAAMGLAEVRVEAGFPAELLAVRGDGLAGVLSLAYSRVVVHRGRVVARTSAVREYCDSAAAAALDLPRQTRPQSGGEQQ
- the rpmG gene encoding 50S ribosomal protein L33, whose amino-acid sequence is MAATDVRPKITLACVECKERNYITKKNRRNDPDRLEIKKHCPRCNAHTAHRETR
- a CDS encoding MaoC family dehydratase N-terminal domain-containing protein, which gives rise to MALDQSFVGRTYPPTAAYEVGREKIREFAESLGDTNPVYTDPEAARDLGYPDVIAPPTFIFTITFKAAGKQVVEDPQLGLDYSRVVHGDQQFEYTRPVRAGDRLRVTSIIDSIKSLAGNDILSVRGEVHDEAGDHVATSFTTLVARAADAEVEESR
- a CDS encoding MaoC family dehydratase, with protein sequence MTAKISYDAVEVGTEVPTREFRVNRADLVRYAGASGDFNPIHWNEKFAREVGLPDVIAHGAYTMAQAARVVTEWAGDPGALVEYGVRFTRPVVVPNDDKGAVIEIGAKVTAKLDDEARTVRLDITATSGGQKVLGRARAVVRLV
- a CDS encoding UDP-N-acetylmuramate dehydrogenase; translation: MQELHDAPLAPLTTFRLGGPANRLLTATTDDEVIAAVRAADAAGTPLLVIGGGSNLVIADKGFDGTALHIATSGFTLDGTRLELAAGENWSAAVARTVQAGLAGIECLAGIPGSAGATPIQNVGAYGQEVSATITEVIAYDRRADEVVTIPNADCAFSYRHSRFKADPDRHVVLRVRFELEDADGLSAPVRYAETARVLGVEVGDRVPAAVARETVLGLRAGKGMVLDPGDHDTWSAGSFFTNPVLDQDAHAAFLARVAERLGPDTAPPAFPAGDGLIKTSAAWLIDRAGFTKGYGTGPARISTKHTLALTNRGQATTEDLLALAREVVAGVEEAFGIRLVNEPVTVGVSI
- a CDS encoding adenosine deaminase produces the protein MARDVHLLPKAHLHLHFTGSMRPATLLELADKYGVHLPEALSGGEPPKLRATDERGWFRFQRLYDIARSCLREADDIRRLVREAAQEDVRDGAQWLEIQVDPTSYAPRLGGLIPAMEVILDAVESASADTGLGIRVLVAANRMKHPLEARTLARLAVRYADRGVVGFGLSNDERRGFARDFDRAFAIAREGGLLAAPHGGELSGPGSVRDCLDDLGAARVGHGVRAAEDPRLLAKLAERQVTCEVCPSSNVALGVYEKPEDVPLRTLYDAGVPMALGADDPLLFGSRLAAQYELVREHHGFTDAELAELARQSVRGSAAPEEVRTRMLADIDDWLAGPDYSRE